The Neofelis nebulosa isolate mNeoNeb1 chromosome X, mNeoNeb1.pri, whole genome shotgun sequence genome has a segment encoding these proteins:
- the LOC131502141 gene encoding olfactory receptor 10A4-like has protein sequence MTQISEFILLGFGDLHGLQFLLFGLFLVIYVVTVIGNIVILTVVSADCSLHTPMYFFLGHFSFLEIGYTTTIEPMMLRTLLSAHVPISFPGCACQFYFFAALVATECFFLAVMSYDRYIAICNPLHYSSIMDYRGCLQLAGASWVAGFLAPILLMILTFQLTFCTTNEIDHFFCDLKPIMKLACTDTQVAEMTSFICTSLFALGPFMLTLASYTHIISTILKIPSTTGKQRAFSTCSSHLIVVSLYYGTLGIVYGFPSGPQYEDLLKLLSLLYTVLTPALNPIIYTLRNKDVKVALGKLVK, from the coding sequence atgacTCAAATTTCAGAATTCATCCTTTTGGGTTTTGGGGATCTTCATGgccttcagtttcttctttttgggCTATTTCTGGTCATCTATGTGGTGACTGTCATAGGCAACATTGTAATCTTAACTGTGGTGTCAGCTGATTGCTCCCTTCACACccccatgtatttctttcttggccatttCTCCTTCCTAGAGATTGGCTACACCACTACCATTGAGCCCATGATGCTGAGGACATTGTTATCAGCTCACGTGCCTATTTCCTTCCCAGGATGTGCttgccagttttatttttttgctgctCTAGTAGCCACAGAATGCTTCTTCCTGGCTGTAATGTCTTATGATCGCTACATAGCCATCTGTAACCCATTGCATTACTCCAGCATAATGGACTACCGGGGTTGCTTACAGCTAGCTGGTGCCTCTTGGGTGGCTGGATTTCTGGCACCCATCCTTCTCATGATCCTCACTTTTCAGTTAACATTCTGCACGACCAATGAGATTGACCACTTCTTCTGTGATTTGAAGCCCATCATGAAACTGGCCTGCACTGATACTCAAGTAGCTGAGATGACCTCTTTTATATGTACCTCTTTATTTGCCCTTGGCCCCTTCATGCTAACTCTAGCATCTTATACTCACATCATCTCCACCATTCTGAAGATCCCTTCTACCACAGGGAAGCAGAGGGCCTTCTCCACCTGTTCCTCCCATCTGATAGTGGTCAGTCTGTATTATGGAACACTGGGCATTGTCTATGGCTTCCCATCAGGGCCACAGTATGAAGACTTATTGAAGTTGCTTTCCCTTCTGTATACAGTGCTCACCCCTGCTCTCAACCCTATTATTTACACCCTAAGAAACAAGGATGTAAAAGTAGCTCTGGGAAAATTGGTGAAATGA